A genomic segment from Malus domestica chromosome 05, GDT2T_hap1 encodes:
- the LOC103424626 gene encoding probable LRR receptor-like serine/threonine-protein kinase At1g56140, whose translation MQSTPMMTWFPAKGREVVLASRNLSVGRLSSRRRGEQVLHMYNMKMKLMMRILLLCFLSCFWFQLSFAQNATTDPSEVRALNSIFQQWDTQAVPGQWNISGEPCSGSAINGTDIGSRDFNPAIVCNCSYDNNATCHITQLKVYSLNKRGVFPEEFEALRYLTFLWINQNYFTGPLPAFIGNMSALIVLSIRINSFSGPIPKELGNLKELTVLSIGTNNFSGTLPPELGNLVKLEQLYIDSCGLSGEIPSTFAKLTNMRVVWASDNPFSGKIPDFIGNWTQLLHLEFQGNSFEGPIPTSFSQLTSLNYLLISDIYNGSSSLDFIKNLKNLTELGLRNALITGTIPSDIGEYQSLKTLDLSFNNLTGQLPSFLFNMRSLKSLFLGNNSLSGSLPSRKSDQLQAIDFSYNFLSGSFPRWVTTIPQLNLVVNNFTFDSSNITLTGLNCLQRNFPCNRNTPRYANFSINCGGPQMMGRDGILYETEDSALGPATFSVTSTEKWAVSNAGLFFETENPPFLVKTHAQVTGTDVTPELFQTSRVSPGSLRYYGLGLENGPYTVTLYFAETVYESRTSQTWQSLGRRVFDIHIQGTRRTKDFDISKEAGGVKRAVVRKFNVSVSENYLEIHLFWAGKGTCCIPDYGDFGYSSDYTNCGDYGPLIAAVHAASDFTPTVSGLPPTTPGKKSKIGLKVGIAVSVGAMSLLLIFAILYMRRKKSEKEDDEDILGLGPRPYTFSYAELRAATEDFNPSNKLGEGGYGPVYKGTLSDGRVVAVKQLSVASHQGKSQFVSEIATISAVQHRNLVKLYGCCIEGSHCILVYEYLENKSLDQALFGTSNLHLDWPTRFNILLGTARGLAYLHEESRPRIVHRDVKASNILLDEKLSPKISDFGLAKLYDDEKTHISTRVAGTIGYLAPEYALFGHLTEKVDVFGFGVVVLEILSGKPNSYNNLDPEKIYLLEWVWTLHENDQTLGLVDPRLTEFDETEATRLIRAALLCTQGSPMARPSMTRVVAMLSGDIDIGTVMSKPSYLTDYNFQDVTTFSTGRFLVEDDTPSTASKHSNVHLNYHPEGSNASGANTPGVDPTPSPVNVTQSLLAGIIGEGR comes from the exons ATGCAATCGACGCCGATGATGACATGGTTTCCAGCGAAGGGCAGGGAAGTGGTTCTGG CCAGTCGGAATCTAAGTGTTGGTCGTTTAAGTTCACGCCGTCGAGGAGAGCAAGTTCTGCACATGTACAATATGAAGATGAAGTTGATGATGAGGATACTATTACTCTGCTTCCTCAGCTGCTTCTGGTTTCAGCTGTCCTTTGCTCAAAATGCTACCACTGATCCGTCTGAAg TGAGGGCGTTGAACTCAATATTTCAACAATGGGACACACAAGCAGTGCCGGGGCAGTGGAATATCAGTGGAGAACCCTGCAGTGGATCTGCCATCAACGGCACCGACATTGGTAGCCGCGATTTCAACCCAGCCATCGTTTGCAACTGTTCTTACGACAACAATGCTACTTGCCACATCACCCAACT GAAAGTGTATTCTCTTAACAAACGAGGGGTGTTTCCAGAAGAATTTGAGGCTCTGAGATATCTCACATTTTT GTGGATCAATCAGAATTATTTCACCGGTCCCCTACCGGCATTCATTGGCAATATGTCTGCATTGATTGTATT GTCAATTAGAATCAATTCATTCTCTGGGCCCATCCCCAAGGAGCTTGGAAACCTTAAGGAGCTAACTGTGCT GAGCATCGGAACAAATAATTTCTCCGGAACACTCCCTCCAGAACTTGGTAATTTAGTCAAGCTCGAGCAACT ctACATAGACAGCTGTGGACTCAGTGGTGAAATTCCTTCAACATTTGCCAAGCTCACCAACATGCGAGTCGT CTGGGCATCGGACAATCCTTTCTCAGGAAAGATACCTGATTTCATAGGGAATTGGACACAACTCCTTCATTT GGAATTTCAAGGGAACTCTTTCGAAGGCCCAATACCAACCAGCTTTTCTCAACTGACCTCATTGAACTATCT GCTAATCAGTGATATATACAATGGGAGCTCCTCTCTTGATTtcataaaaaatctgaaaaacttGACTGAATT AGGACTACGAAACGCATTAATCACTGGTACCATCCCATCTGATATTGGAGAATATCAAAGTCTAAAGACACT GGATCTGAGTTTCAACAATTTGACAGGCCAACTCCCAAGTTTTTTGTTCAACATGCGTTCTCTTAAATCCTT GTTTCTTGGAAACAATAGtctctccggatctcttccgAGCCGAAAGAGCGATCAACTTCAGGCTAT AGATTTCTCTTACAATTTTTTATCAGGAAGCTTTCCCCGGTGGGTGACCACAATACCGCAACT GAACTTAGTGGTCAACAACTTCACATTTGACAGTTCAAACATAAC TCTTACTGGATTGAATTGCCTCCAGAGAAATTTTCCATGCAATCGAAATACCCCGCGAT ATGCAAACTTCTCAATCAACTGTGGTGGACCGCAAATGATGGGACGTGATGGCATATTGTATGAGACTGAAGACTCAGCTCTTGGCCCAGCAACATTCAGTGTAACCAGTACAGAGAAATGGGCTGTCAGCAATGCCGGTTTGTTTTTTGAAACAGAGAACCCACCGTTTCTGGTTAAGACCCATGCACAAGTCACCGGAACAGATGTGACCCCGGAGCTTTTCCAGACTTCAAGAGTGTCCCCAGGATCACTGAGATACTATGGCCTGGGCCTTGAGAATGGGCCCTACACTGTAACATTGTACTTTGCAGAGACGGTTTATGAAAGTCGCACTTCGCAAACTTGGCAAAGTCTAGGACGGCGTGTATTTGATATCCATATTCAG GGTACCCGCAGGACGAAGGACTTTGACATATCGAAGGAGGCAGGTGGTGTTAAGCGAGCAGTTGTGAGAAAATTTAATGTTAGCGTGTCAGAGAATTATCTTGAAATTCATCTGTTCTGGGCTGGTAAAGGGACTTGTTGCATCCCCGATTATGGCGATTTTGGCTATTCCAGCGATTACACCAATTGCGGCGATTACGGCCCACTAATAGCAGCTGTCCATGCTGCTTCAG ATTTTACACCAACAGTTTCCGGGCTTCCACCAACTACTCCAGGAAAGAAGAGCAAGATTGGGTTGAAAGTCGGTATTGCAGTTTCTGTTGGAGCTATGAGCTTGCTATTAATATTTGCGATTCTATATATGAGGAggaaaaaatcagaaaaagaagACGATGAAG ATATTCTAGGACTAGGCCCCCGGCCATATACTTTCAGTTATGCTGAATTGAGAGCTGCAACTGAAGATTTTAATCCTTCAAATAAGCTAGGAGAGGGAGGATATGGCCCCGTTTATAAG GGTACACTTTCTGATGGTAGAGTAGTGGCTGTGAAGCAACTTTCAGTAGCATCTCACCAAGGGAAGAGTCAATTTGTATCTGAAATTGCTACCATATCTGCTGTGCAACATCGGAATCTAGTGAAATTGTATGGATGCTGCATCGAAGGCAGCCACTGCATTTTGGTTTATGAGTATCTTGAAAACAAGAGCCTTGATCAGGCACTTTTTG GAACAAGTAACTTGCACCTTGACTGGCCTACTCGATTCAATATATTGTTGGGAACAGCAAGAGGACTTGCTTACCTTCATGAGGAGTCAAGGCCAAGGATTGTACATCGAGATGTCAAAGCGAGTAATATTTTGCTCGATGAAAAACTCTCCCCAAAAATATCAGATTTTGGACTGGCAAAGCTTTATGATGACGAGAAAACCCACATCAGCACCCGGGTTGCAGGGACAAT AGGCTATTTGGCACCGGAGTATGCATTGTTTGGACATTTGACAGAGAAGGTTGATGTGTTTGGTTTTGGAGTCGTTGTTTTGGAGATCCTCAGCGGGAAACCAAACTCTTACAATAACTTGGATCCAGAAAAGATTTATCTTCTTGAATGG GTATGGACTCTACATGAAAACGACCAAACTCTGGGGCTGGTGGATCCGAGATTGACAGAGTTTGATGAAACTGAAGCAACTAGATTGATAAGAGCAGCTCTCCTGTGCACGCAGGGATCACCGATGGCAAGGCCATCTATGACACGCGTGGTTGCAATGCTCTCTGGAGACATTGACATAGGCACTGTCATGTCAAAGCCAAGCTATTTAACAGATTATAATTTTCAAGATGTAACAACATTTTCAACAGGTAGATTTTTGGTGGAGGATGATACCCCATCAACTGCATCCAAGCATAGTAATGTTCACCTCAACTATCATCCCGAAGGCAGCAATGCAAGTGGTGCTAACACCCCCGGGGTTGACCCTACACCTTCTCCAGTAAACGTCACTCAATCACTGCTCGCTGGTATTATAGGGGAAGGAAGGTGA